The genomic region CCGCCTCCGGCTGGCTGCACATCAGCCGCACATCTTCGTCGGGCCGCTGCAGGATGTTCTTCCGCCGGGGCCGTTCGACGCGGTGATCTCGGCGCTAAGCATCCACCACCTTGAGGATGCCCAGAAGCGAGATCTCTTCGGCAAAGCTTTTTCCGTGCTGGCGCCGGGCGGCGTGTTCGTCAACGCCGATCAGGTTGCGGGACCGAGCCTGTGGCACGACCGAGTTTACCGGGAGATGCATAAGGCTCTGGCCCAGTTTCTGGGTTCGGACGACGCCGAATGGTCCGGCGCGGAGGAGCGGATGCGGATTGACGTCTACGCGACGGTTGAAGAGCAGTTGCGCTGGCTGGCGGAGGCGGGGTACGAACGAGGCGACTGTTTTTTCAAGCGGTTCGGATTCGCCGTGTTTGCGGCTTGGCGGCCGGACGGGGCCTAACAAGTCGTTGCACCCGACCGACACGACGTCCTGGCAGTTGGTGCGCGACGCGGGCGGCGGGTGAACTCAATTCGTTCGGCGGCCAGGGGTCGCGTGACAAACTCGTGGCGTTTCGGCCCCTAGCGATGAGGGATCCTTTTTTTTCGCCTCCTCTGAGACTGGGGTTAGCTCATGATTCGCATCGCAACGTGCAGCGTCGTCCTGTTTGTCGCCGCGGGCGTTTGCCGTTCGGCCCCCTTTGATCTGATCGTGCCGAGCGAAGTTCAGATCCGCACGCAGCCCGGCGTTGGCGGGGCGGGATCGCCCTGGGGCTGGATCGTGTCGACCAGCGCGCCGTTGACGTTTGACCAACTCGACAGCAACGCGTTCAGTCTTGCCACGGATCATCCGGCGGTCGTCGTCACGACGACTTTCAATCCGGGCGCCTGGACGCCGATGCAGCCCGGCGACGTCGCCGGGCTGGACGTTTCTCCCTTCACGGATCCCTTGCGCGTCTTTCTGGACCCCGCAGAAAGCGTGAATCCGTTGAGCGAGAATTTCTGGCGATGGCAAATCGATTTTCCTGCGGAGTTTGTCGGCACGGTCAATCTGCATACGATCGCGGACATTGGCGGGTGGCGTGCCGCATATGACACGGTCCTGCATTTCGGCCCGTCGTTCGGCTCCGACGCCGACCCGCTCGTGATTGTCGAGGCCCAACGCGTGTCGGCCGTTCCGGAATCAAGCAGTTGTCGCCTGATACTGGCGTCCGTCGTTTCGACCTTGATCATTCACAGAGGCGGCCGCCTGACAAGTCGCTGCCGTTGACGCGCCCAGAAAACGGCCGGTTTGGCACTTCTCTTCCGCACCGGCTATATTGCGGCATACCCTCGCTTGCGGGCGGGCAACTGAGATTTTTCGTCAGGCGGCAGCGGCAGGGGATCGCACAATGAACGAGCCGGAATTGACAACGGGAGAAAGGCGTTTCCTGGATGATCTGCGTAAACTGCCGACTTCGGTGCGTTCCCGGCTCGTGGGTTGGGGGTGCGAACTTGTCCTCCCCAGCATCGCTTTATTCGTTTACGGCTTGATCGCTGATCGTCGCTTGTTTGTCGTCCTTGGCTTTCTCAGCTTGCTGTACTTTACTGTGTGGCGCATGTACGGGCAGCTTCGCGGGTTTCGGATGCTGCACAGCATCTACCAGAAGCAGCTTTCTCGTGCTGAGCAGATAAACGCCTAACAAGGCGCTGCGGTTGACCCGCCGGCCCAACGGCCGGTTTGGCGTGACTCCGCCGCAGCGGTTATACTGCGCATCATCCGCCCACTTGAAGGCGGGCAATGAGCTTGGGCGTTAGGCGGCGGAGGGCCTGCGTGTGGGCGAGGCGGTGCGACTGGAGCTGACAGCCGACGAGGCGCTCGTACTGTTCGAGTTCGCATTCCGGTACTCCGACACCGACACGCTCAGCGTCGTGGACCAAGCGGAGCAACGGGCGCTCTGGAACTTGCAGTGCCTTTTCGAGCGGCAACTGATCGAGCCGTTCCGCCCCGACTACGCGGCGTTGCTGGCCGCGGCTCGCGACCGGCTGCGAGACTCGCAGCAGTAAAGGCACGCCGAACCAGGCGCTGCAGCAGACGGCGGGGGCATGACGACTTTCCCGGATTCGTAGCGCACTCGGCCCCCGCCGGCTGCTGGGTTGGGTCGTTCGGCGGTGAGGTATTCATGATCAAGACGAAAACGCTGGTTTGGCTCGTACTTGGCGTACTGCTCTTCGTGGGTTGCTCACAAACGACGACGATTTCCACCGGAATGAAAATGCACGATGCCGTTGTGTTGATGTCCAACCGCGGCCTTTCACCTTCGGAGATGGCTTACTCCAAGCCAAACAAAGCCTACAACCTTCCGGATGGACGATGCATTATTTTCTTTGGCGACACCGAGGTGGATGGCATCGTAGTGATTCTGAATCCTGATCGCCCGAAATCTGAGCGAAAGTCCCAACGGGTTGATCGGATTCAATTCTGAAGCGACTTGGTTTCCTGCAATGCTGACGCGCGATAGTATACTGGTACAACGTCGGCTGGAATGGCGAGCGTGTTGGCGCCGCTAGCCGACGAACAAATCGATGAACTGAAGTGCTCGATCAGCCGTTTCCTAATGGCAGAGTTTTCCCCTCGCACTCGGTCATCATAAGCGTCAGGCGGCGGTCCACCGTATGGAAGCAGCGCGCGTCATTGCCGAGACGGACCGGCTTACGATTCGGTTGCTGACCGAACCGGACGTCTCCGTGCTCGCTTCGATCTGGGCCGATGACCAAGCGACACGGTTCCTGGGAGGGCCGCGAGTTT from Pirellulales bacterium harbors:
- a CDS encoding class I SAM-dependent methyltransferase, with amino-acid sequence MAIPQVWDARTYDSARRRLVPDFDAFYDTAALVVASTAPVSPRILDLGAGTGLLSEAVARRATTPRLTLHDASASMLDMARLRLAAHQPHIFVGPLQDVLPPGPFDAVISALSIHHLEDAQKRDLFGKAFSVLAPGGVFVNADQVAGPSLWHDRVYREMHKALAQFLGSDDAEWSGAEERMRIDVYATVEEQLRWLAEAGYERGDCFFKRFGFAVFAAWRPDGA